From one Rhizobium sp. CIAT894 genomic stretch:
- a CDS encoding SAM-dependent methyltransferase: protein MQATGIAALLSQWEAACRTVDISDSPVTIVDYGCSQGRNSMIPMRKAIDVVRSRAGATVPIEVVHTDLPSNDFSSLFEALISDPNSYMTETSDVFPLAIGKSYFAPLLPPGRVHLGWSTWALQWMSTNAIDAPDHILAGMSRSPVVAAAVAAQQASDWECFLTQRSREMRPGAKFVAGFTARADAETGWEWLLGELWSALADMRRDGLLAEQEQEQMTIPIGLRSLEDIKAPFRQSGFFAELRLEHLDLVKVSDAFWPEFEGNGDKLAFARQHANVTRAWSGPLLAGVAPRSCEQTAFVNELFSRFERRLSEDPRPHEPYMAAVVLSKDGR, encoded by the coding sequence ATGCAGGCCACCGGTATTGCCGCTCTGCTTTCCCAATGGGAAGCGGCGTGCCGGACGGTGGACATCAGCGACAGCCCAGTGACCATCGTCGACTACGGCTGCTCACAAGGCCGAAATTCGATGATCCCGATGCGGAAGGCCATCGACGTCGTACGTTCCAGAGCGGGCGCAACCGTGCCCATCGAGGTCGTTCATACCGACCTTCCATCCAACGACTTCTCGTCCCTGTTCGAAGCGCTGATTTCAGATCCGAACAGCTACATGACAGAAACCTCCGATGTTTTTCCTCTGGCTATCGGCAAATCATATTTCGCGCCGTTACTCCCGCCTGGACGCGTGCACCTTGGTTGGTCGACCTGGGCGCTGCAATGGATGAGCACCAACGCCATCGATGCGCCAGATCATATTCTCGCAGGCATGAGCAGGTCACCGGTCGTTGCCGCTGCGGTCGCGGCGCAGCAAGCCAGCGATTGGGAATGTTTTCTGACGCAACGGTCCCGGGAGATGCGGCCGGGCGCGAAATTCGTGGCCGGCTTCACGGCCCGCGCAGACGCTGAGACCGGCTGGGAGTGGCTGCTTGGCGAGCTATGGTCGGCGCTTGCAGACATGAGAAGAGATGGCCTGCTCGCAGAACAGGAACAGGAGCAGATGACCATACCGATCGGCCTTCGGTCCCTGGAGGATATCAAAGCTCCTTTCAGGCAATCCGGTTTTTTCGCCGAACTGAGGCTGGAACATCTCGATCTGGTGAAAGTGAGCGATGCGTTCTGGCCAGAATTCGAGGGCAACGGCGACAAGCTGGCATTCGCCAGGCAGCATGCGAACGTAACGCGCGCATGGAGCGGCCCGCTGCTCGCCGGCGTGGCTCCACGTTCATGCGAACAGACCGCGTTTGTCAATGAACTGTTCAGCCGTTTCGAGCGTCGCCTCTCGGAAGACCCCAGACCCCATGAACCTTACATGGCGGCCGTGGTACTATCGAAGGATGGCCGGTAA
- a CDS encoding PLP-dependent aminotransferase family protein — MSKRRSTIEIPSLNAIDRTANVGRQLAQSLRNAIACGELRPGERLPSTRTLAASLKVARGTVVEVFDQLTAEGYLEARVGAGTRVAAHLLDAIPAVPPAPAVPPVADAVDLPSPAARLIAIARALTPHPPVPFAIAVPASGIAPDDNWRRLGNRVRASRQAAPSGYHDPMGVLELRLAIADHVRRARAVHCEPEQVIVTSGTQQGLYMAGRVLLSRDDQVWAEDPAYPGLTAVLDDLGVETHRLPVDAQGMNVEHGLELYPQARAAFVTPSHQYPIGMPLSMARRNALIAWAGQNRAWIVEDDYDSELRYAGHPFPSMQGLCPSRVIYLGTFSKVLFPALRLGYVIAPSPLTEAFAGARAILDRHSPTSEQHVLAAYMREGYFEAHIRRIRGLYAERRAVLLATLEQALPEGCRVQPSDQGMHILLWLPDGADDVKIAGGALSAGLAVRAISPMYAAQPARAGLMLGFGGFPPEQLQAAVGELVKLLSGSLPHRNVENRNRSAMTMSETAFLQGKRP; from the coding sequence TTGTCCAAGCGGCGCAGCACCATCGAAATCCCCTCGCTCAATGCGATCGATCGAACGGCCAACGTCGGCCGCCAGCTTGCCCAGTCCCTGCGCAACGCCATCGCCTGCGGGGAACTGAGGCCAGGCGAACGCCTTCCTTCGACACGCACCCTTGCGGCTTCGTTGAAAGTCGCCCGCGGGACTGTCGTCGAGGTCTTCGATCAGTTGACTGCCGAAGGTTATCTCGAAGCGCGGGTCGGAGCTGGAACCCGTGTTGCCGCTCACCTCTTGGATGCAATACCGGCCGTCCCCCCCGCCCCGGCGGTGCCGCCGGTCGCGGATGCCGTCGACCTGCCTTCCCCGGCAGCCCGGTTGATCGCAATCGCCCGTGCGCTCACGCCGCACCCACCCGTCCCCTTCGCTATCGCCGTCCCGGCTTCCGGTATTGCACCCGACGACAACTGGCGCCGCCTCGGCAATCGTGTGCGCGCGTCGAGACAGGCCGCACCCTCCGGTTACCACGACCCTATGGGTGTGCTCGAACTCAGGCTTGCCATTGCCGACCACGTCCGCCGCGCGCGGGCCGTTCACTGCGAGCCGGAACAGGTCATTGTCACGTCAGGCACGCAGCAAGGCCTCTATATGGCGGGCCGGGTCCTTCTGTCCCGTGACGATCAGGTATGGGCCGAAGACCCGGCCTATCCCGGTCTCACGGCGGTGCTCGACGATCTCGGCGTAGAGACGCACCGTCTGCCGGTCGATGCGCAGGGAATGAACGTGGAACACGGCCTCGAGCTCTACCCGCAGGCGCGCGCGGCATTCGTCACCCCTTCGCATCAATATCCGATCGGCATGCCGCTCAGCATGGCCCGGCGCAATGCCCTGATCGCCTGGGCCGGTCAAAACCGCGCCTGGATCGTCGAGGACGATTACGACAGCGAACTGCGTTATGCCGGGCACCCGTTTCCTTCGATGCAGGGGTTGTGTCCGTCACGTGTCATCTATCTCGGCACGTTCAGCAAGGTGCTTTTTCCCGCGCTGCGCCTCGGCTATGTCATCGCCCCTTCCCCGCTCACAGAAGCCTTCGCCGGCGCCCGCGCCATTCTCGACCGGCATTCACCGACATCGGAACAGCATGTTCTGGCGGCCTACATGAGGGAGGGTTACTTCGAAGCGCATATCCGGCGCATCCGCGGGCTCTATGCCGAACGGCGTGCCGTCCTGCTGGCAACGCTCGAGCAGGCCTTGCCCGAGGGATGCCGCGTTCAGCCGAGCGACCAGGGCATGCACATTCTCCTATGGCTGCCGGACGGGGCCGACGATGTCAAAATCGCAGGCGGCGCCCTGTCGGCCGGCCTCGCGGTGCGCGCGATCTCTCCGATGTATGCCGCCCAGCCGGCGCGCGCCGGCCTGATGCTCGGGTTCGGCGGATTTCCGCCGGAGCAGTTGCAGGCGGCAGTCGGCGAACTCGTCAAACTGCTGAGCGGAAGCCTGCCGCATCGAAATGTTGAAAATCGTAACCGATCGGCAATGACAATGTCGGAGACTGCATTTCTCCAGGGAAAGCGGCCATGA
- a CDS encoding ATP-binding protein: protein MLNNDLRVSGKAGEHDRRDGHAPGNRFLGRVVACSGSRATIAAVAEQGGTDLTELWSVGRLISISVGRNRVVALVYSMNTGSHAWGEGEDNYFKIETELLGEVRVDEDGREEFSTGISRYPYLGAIAHRIRSADLMRIYDAGEGTTAVIGKLTQDESIDAAIHIPSMLSKHFAVVGSTGVGKSTAVSLLLHKAITADPKLRVLILDPHNEFAAAFPNHAVTIDTDTLDLPFWLMRLEEFAEVVFRGRPPVPDELDMLRDIMPEAKRAFRGSDNSLVRRTTEKSSITADTPVPYRMADLLALIDERIGRLEGRAEKPFLRSLKMRLIAAINDPRYHFMFSNNTISDTITETIAQIFRVPGENRPICTFQLAGIPSEVVNSVASVLCRMAFEVALWSEGAIHMLVVCEEAHRYIPSDPSLGFVPTRQAIARIAKEGRKYGVSLGIITQRPGELDQTILSQCSTLFAMRLANDRDQEIIRSAIPNSSISTTSFISSIGNGEAIAFGEAISVPMRMRFSRVDETLLPKASNANNKHSEEDPDSVDLRKIVTRMRAVTVGPDISNFQQSLAASVAGFDGADDAEEDLGDKPYAPPAPSAAPLESYRRELLPQAPRLDPAAPPAVDPRLDALRREMRREEPVFPRPAPPTDQPAISRREPGTSLRESILRKPLSSLYNKD, encoded by the coding sequence TTGCTCAACAACGACTTGCGCGTGTCTGGCAAGGCAGGCGAGCACGATAGACGCGATGGCCATGCGCCAGGAAATCGCTTTCTCGGCCGCGTGGTCGCATGCAGCGGATCGCGGGCGACGATCGCTGCCGTCGCCGAACAGGGCGGCACCGATCTCACCGAACTTTGGTCCGTCGGCCGACTGATTTCGATCAGCGTCGGCCGCAACCGCGTCGTCGCCCTCGTCTACTCGATGAATACCGGCAGCCATGCCTGGGGCGAAGGCGAGGACAATTATTTCAAGATCGAGACCGAGCTTCTCGGCGAAGTCCGCGTCGACGAGGACGGGCGCGAGGAATTCTCGACCGGCATCTCGCGTTATCCCTATCTCGGCGCCATCGCCCACCGCATCCGCTCCGCCGACCTGATGCGCATCTACGATGCCGGAGAGGGCACCACCGCCGTCATCGGCAAGCTGACGCAGGACGAAAGCATCGACGCGGCGATCCACATCCCCTCGATGCTCTCCAAGCACTTCGCCGTCGTCGGCTCCACCGGCGTCGGCAAGTCGACGGCCGTGTCGCTGCTCCTGCACAAGGCGATCACGGCAGATCCGAAACTGCGGGTGCTGATCCTCGATCCGCACAACGAATTCGCCGCCGCCTTTCCCAACCACGCCGTCACCATCGACACCGATACGCTCGACCTGCCCTTCTGGCTGATGCGGCTGGAAGAATTTGCCGAGGTCGTCTTTCGCGGCCGCCCGCCGGTGCCGGACGAACTCGACATGCTGCGCGACATCATGCCGGAGGCCAAACGCGCCTTCCGCGGCAGCGACAATTCGCTGGTGCGCCGCACGACGGAAAAGAGCTCGATCACCGCCGATACGCCGGTTCCCTACCGCATGGCCGATCTGCTGGCGCTGATCGACGAACGCATCGGCCGCCTGGAAGGCCGCGCGGAAAAGCCTTTCCTGCGCTCGCTGAAGATGCGCCTCATCGCCGCGATCAACGATCCGCGCTATCACTTCATGTTCTCCAACAACACGATCAGCGACACGATCACCGAAACCATCGCGCAGATCTTCCGGGTCCCCGGCGAGAACCGGCCGATCTGCACCTTCCAGCTGGCCGGCATTCCCTCCGAGGTCGTCAATTCGGTCGCCTCGGTGCTCTGCCGCATGGCCTTCGAAGTGGCGCTCTGGAGCGAGGGCGCCATCCACATGCTGGTCGTTTGCGAAGAGGCCCACCGCTACATCCCCTCCGACCCCAGCCTCGGCTTCGTGCCGACGCGCCAGGCGATCGCCCGCATCGCCAAGGAGGGCCGCAAATATGGCGTTTCGCTCGGCATCATCACCCAGCGGCCGGGCGAACTCGACCAGACGATCCTCTCGCAGTGCTCGACGCTCTTTGCCATGCGCCTTGCCAACGACCGCGACCAGGAAATCATCCGCTCGGCCATCCCGAACTCGTCGATCTCGACGACGAGTTTCATCTCCTCGATCGGCAACGGCGAGGCGATCGCCTTCGGCGAGGCGATCAGCGTGCCGATGCGCATGCGCTTTTCCCGCGTCGACGAGACCCTCCTGCCGAAGGCGAGCAACGCCAACAACAAGCACAGCGAGGAAGATCCGGATAGCGTCGATCTGCGCAAGATCGTCACCCGCATGCGGGCGGTAACCGTCGGACCCGACATTTCGAATTTCCAGCAGAGCCTGGCCGCATCCGTGGCAGGCTTCGACGGGGCTGATGATGCCGAAGAAGATCTCGGCGACAAACCCTATGCCCCGCCTGCGCCATCTGCTGCGCCGCTCGAATCCTACCGGCGCGAACTGCTGCCGCAGGCGCCGCGCCTCGACCCGGCCGCGCCGCCCGCCGTCGATCCCCGGCTGGATGCGCTGCGCCGTGAGATGCGCCGCGAGGAGCCGGTCTTTCCACGGCCGGCCCCGCCGACGGACCAGCCCGCAATCTCCCGCCGGGAGCCCGGCACGTCGCTGCGCGAAAGTATATTGAGAAAGCCGCTGAGCAGCCTCTACAACAAGGATTGA
- a CDS encoding acetolactate synthase 3 large subunit produces MTTDNQAAGNRMTGAEIVLKALKDNGVEHIFGYPGGAVLPIYDEIFQQDEIKHILVRHEQGAGHAAEGYARSTGKVGVMLVTSGPGATNAVTPLQDALMDSIPLVCLTGQVPTPLIGSDAFQECDTVGITRPCTKHNWLVKDVNQLAAIIHEAFRIAQSGRPGPVVVDIPKDVQFATGTYTPPADYAIQKSYQPKIQGDLNQIHAAIEMMANARRPIIYSGGGVVNSGPEASKLLRELVDLTDFPITSTLMGLGAYPASGKNWLKMLGMHGSYEANMAMHDCDVMVCIGARFDDRITGRLNAFSPNSKKIHIDIDPSSINKNVRVDIGIRGDVGHVLEDMVRLWRALPKKPEKNRLEGWWSDIARWRARNSFAYTKNNDVIMPQYALERLFAHSKDRDTYITTEVGQHQMWAAQFFGFEQPNRWMTSGGLGTMGYGLPAALGVQIAHPESLVIDIAGDASIQMCIQEMSTAIQYDAPIKIFIMNNQYMGMVRQWQQLLHGNRLSHSYTEAMPDFVKLAEAYGAVGLRCDKPDELDDAIVEMIEVKKPVIFDCRVANLANCFPMIPSGKAHNEMLLPDEATDEAVANAIDAKGRQLV; encoded by the coding sequence ATGACCACGGACAATCAGGCGGCAGGCAATCGGATGACGGGAGCGGAGATCGTTCTCAAGGCGCTGAAGGACAATGGCGTCGAACATATCTTCGGCTATCCCGGCGGCGCGGTCCTGCCGATCTATGACGAGATCTTCCAGCAAGACGAGATCAAGCACATCCTCGTCCGCCATGAGCAGGGGGCAGGCCATGCGGCCGAAGGTTATGCCCGCTCCACCGGCAAGGTCGGCGTCATGCTGGTCACCTCGGGTCCGGGCGCCACCAATGCGGTCACGCCGCTGCAGGATGCGCTGATGGATTCGATCCCGCTCGTCTGCCTGACCGGTCAGGTTCCGACCCCGCTGATCGGCTCCGACGCCTTCCAGGAATGCGATACGGTCGGCATCACCCGGCCCTGCACCAAGCACAACTGGCTGGTCAAGGATGTCAACCAACTCGCCGCCATCATTCACGAGGCCTTCCGCATCGCCCAGTCCGGCCGTCCGGGCCCTGTCGTCGTCGATATTCCGAAAGACGTGCAGTTTGCGACCGGCACCTACACGCCGCCCGCCGATTACGCGATCCAGAAGAGCTACCAGCCGAAGATCCAGGGCGACCTCAACCAGATCCACGCGGCAATCGAGATGATGGCGAATGCGCGCCGTCCGATCATCTATTCCGGCGGCGGCGTCGTCAATTCCGGTCCTGAAGCCTCCAAGCTGCTGCGCGAGCTGGTCGATCTCACCGATTTCCCGATCACCTCGACGCTGATGGGCCTCGGAGCCTATCCGGCTTCAGGCAAGAACTGGCTGAAGATGCTCGGCATGCACGGCTCCTACGAGGCCAACATGGCGATGCACGACTGCGACGTCATGGTCTGCATCGGCGCCCGCTTCGACGACCGCATCACCGGCCGCCTCAACGCCTTTTCGCCGAACTCGAAGAAGATCCATATCGATATCGACCCCTCGTCGATCAACAAGAACGTCCGCGTCGATATCGGCATCCGCGGCGATGTCGGCCATGTCCTCGAAGACATGGTCCGCCTTTGGCGGGCGCTGCCGAAGAAGCCGGAGAAAAACCGCCTCGAGGGCTGGTGGAGCGATATTGCCCGCTGGCGGGCGCGCAATTCCTTCGCCTATACGAAAAACAACGACGTCATCATGCCGCAATATGCGCTGGAGCGGCTGTTTGCGCATAGCAAGGACCGCGACACCTACATCACGACCGAAGTCGGCCAGCATCAGATGTGGGCAGCACAGTTCTTCGGCTTCGAACAGCCGAACCGCTGGATGACCTCGGGCGGCCTCGGCACGATGGGCTACGGCCTGCCGGCGGCGCTTGGCGTGCAGATCGCCCATCCCGAAAGCCTGGTCATCGACATTGCCGGCGACGCCTCGATCCAGATGTGCATCCAGGAAATGTCGACGGCGATCCAGTACGATGCGCCGATCAAGATCTTCATCATGAACAACCAGTACATGGGCATGGTGCGCCAGTGGCAGCAGCTCCTGCACGGCAACCGCCTGTCGCACTCCTATACGGAGGCGATGCCCGATTTCGTCAAGCTGGCGGAAGCCTATGGCGCGGTTGGCCTGCGCTGCGACAAGCCGGACGAACTCGACGATGCCATTGTCGAGATGATCGAGGTCAAGAAGCCGGTCATTTTCGATTGCCGCGTTGCCAATCTCGCCAACTGCTTCCCGATGATTCCCTCGGGCAAGGCGCATAACGAAATGCTGCTGCCCGACGAAGCCACCGACGAAGCGGTCGCCAACGCGATCGACGCCAAGGGCCGTCAGCTCGTCTAA
- a CDS encoding aldo/keto reductase: MQDDPIPSITFPNGAEVPALGQGSWAMGEDAGHASAEIESLRAGIDLGMTLIDTAEMYGDGGAEEIVGQAIKGRRDEIFIVSKVYPWNASLKGTVEACERSLERLRTDRIDLYLLHWRGNYPLAETVAAFERLKASGKIGAWGVSNFDTDDMEELLGVPDGANVAANQVLYNLSRRGIEFDLLPWCQSRGIPVMAYSPIEQGHILHNAELIRIAKAYQATPAQLALAFLLERDGVIVIPKTSNAERVRENRDCVSLDITDEDWEALDVAFPPPAAKRPLEML, from the coding sequence ATGCAGGACGACCCTATCCCATCGATCACATTCCCGAACGGCGCGGAAGTGCCGGCGCTCGGCCAGGGAAGCTGGGCCATGGGCGAGGATGCCGGCCATGCGAGCGCCGAAATCGAGAGCCTCAGAGCCGGCATCGATCTCGGCATGACGCTGATCGACACCGCCGAAATGTATGGCGACGGCGGCGCCGAGGAGATCGTCGGCCAGGCGATCAAGGGACGGCGCGATGAGATTTTCATCGTCAGCAAGGTCTATCCGTGGAATGCCAGCCTGAAAGGCACGGTCGAGGCCTGCGAGCGCAGCCTCGAACGGCTCCGCACCGACCGCATCGATCTCTATCTCCTGCACTGGCGCGGCAACTATCCGCTCGCCGAGACCGTCGCCGCCTTCGAAAGGCTGAAAGCATCCGGCAAGATCGGCGCCTGGGGAGTCTCCAACTTCGACACCGACGACATGGAGGAACTGCTCGGCGTGCCCGACGGCGCCAATGTCGCCGCCAACCAGGTGCTCTACAATCTCTCCCGCCGCGGGATTGAATTCGATCTCTTGCCCTGGTGCCAGAGCCGCGGCATTCCCGTCATGGCCTATTCCCCGATCGAGCAGGGACATATCCTCCACAATGCGGAACTGATCCGCATCGCCAAGGCCTATCAGGCAACACCGGCGCAACTGGCTCTGGCCTTCCTGCTCGAACGCGACGGCGTCATCGTCATCCCGAAGACCTCCAACGCTGAACGGGTCCGCGAAAACCGCGACTGCGTCTCGCTTGATATCACCGATGAGGACTGGGAGGCGCTGGACGTTGCCTTCCCGCCGCCGGCAGCGAAAAGGCCGCTGGAGATGCTTTGA
- a CDS encoding dihydrodipicolinate synthase family protein, whose amino-acid sequence MSSVSPFHGLSAFPPTPADVNGRVDTESLCRLLEPLCDAGVASIGLLGSTGIYAFLTRAERRRAVQAAVECVEGRVRIVVGVGALRTDHAVDLARDAEAAGADALLLAPVSYTPLTQEEAYQHFLAVTKAAALPLCIYNNPGTTHFTFSRELLHRLSDIETIRAVKMPLPVDGDLRGELVALREKANLAIGYSGDWGAAEALLSGADAWYSVVGGLLPHIALALTKAAIAGDGGETRRLDGALQPLWKSFKEFGSLRVVYAVVNRLLPIEAELPRPLLPPGPTDRRRVLDAVEPLIALENELKAQSLL is encoded by the coding sequence ATGTCTTCAGTTTCTCCCTTTCATGGTCTTTCGGCCTTTCCGCCAACGCCGGCCGATGTGAATGGCCGGGTGGACACCGAATCTCTCTGCCGTCTGCTGGAACCGCTGTGCGATGCCGGCGTCGCTTCCATCGGCCTTCTCGGCAGCACCGGGATCTACGCCTTTCTGACACGCGCGGAGCGACGGCGCGCCGTTCAAGCTGCGGTCGAATGCGTTGAAGGCCGTGTTCGCATTGTCGTCGGCGTCGGGGCTCTCAGGACGGATCATGCCGTCGATCTGGCCAGGGATGCCGAGGCCGCTGGTGCGGACGCGCTTCTGCTTGCGCCGGTGTCCTATACGCCGTTGACCCAGGAAGAAGCCTACCAGCATTTCCTTGCGGTCACGAAAGCGGCGGCGCTGCCGCTTTGCATCTACAATAATCCCGGCACGACGCATTTCACTTTCAGCCGGGAGCTTCTGCACCGCCTCTCCGATATCGAGACGATCAGGGCGGTGAAGATGCCGCTGCCTGTCGATGGCGATTTGCGCGGGGAACTGGTGGCGTTGCGTGAGAAGGCCAACCTCGCGATCGGCTATAGCGGCGACTGGGGCGCGGCCGAAGCGCTGCTTTCCGGCGCCGACGCGTGGTACAGCGTCGTCGGCGGCTTGCTGCCGCACATTGCCCTTGCCCTGACGAAGGCGGCGATTGCTGGTGACGGCGGCGAGACGCGGCGTCTCGATGGTGCTCTCCAGCCGCTCTGGAAATCGTTCAAGGAGTTCGGAAGTCTTCGCGTGGTCTATGCGGTGGTCAATCGTCTTCTGCCGATCGAGGCAGAACTCCCACGACCGCTGTTGCCGCCAGGGCCGACGGACCGGAGGCGCGTGCTCGACGCCGTCGAGCCTCTGATCGCGCTGGAAAACGAACTGAAGGCTCAATCCTTGTTGTAG
- the ilvN gene encoding acetolactate synthase small subunit, producing the protein MNAHLQPTGSAYFISPETTAVENHTLSVLVDNEPGVLARVIGLFSGRGYNIESLTVSETEHQAHLSRITVVTRGTPQVLEQIKAQLERIVPVHRVVDLTVRARELGQDRPIEREVALVKVVGEGEMRAETLRLADAFHAKVVDATVGHFILEITGKSSKIDQFVAIMKPLGLIEVCRTGIAAMNRGAQGM; encoded by the coding sequence ATGAACGCACACCTTCAGCCCACGGGCTCTGCCTATTTCATCTCTCCGGAAACGACGGCGGTCGAGAACCATACGCTCTCGGTTCTCGTCGACAACGAGCCCGGCGTGCTTGCCCGTGTCATCGGGCTGTTCTCCGGCCGCGGCTATAATATCGAGAGCCTCACCGTCTCCGAGACCGAGCACCAGGCGCATCTGTCGCGCATCACCGTCGTCACGCGCGGCACGCCACAGGTGCTGGAGCAGATCAAGGCGCAGCTCGAACGCATCGTGCCGGTGCATCGCGTCGTCGACCTGACGGTGCGCGCCCGCGAACTCGGCCAGGACCGGCCGATCGAGCGCGAGGTGGCGCTGGTGAAGGTGGTCGGGGAGGGCGAGATGCGTGCCGAGACGCTGCGCCTTGCCGACGCCTTCCATGCCAAGGTGGTGGATGCGACGGTCGGTCATTTCATTCTTGAAATCACCGGAAAGTCGTCGAAGATCGATCAGTTCGTGGCGATCATGAAACCGCTCGGCCTGATCGAGGTCTGCCGCACCGGTATTGCCGCGATGAACCGCGGCGCGCAGGGGATGTAA
- the miaA gene encoding tRNA (adenosine(37)-N6)-dimethylallyltransferase MiaA, giving the protein MMENLLSTVNAILITGPTASGKSALAVELARRHGGAVVNADSMQVYDTLRVLTARPSEEEMQGVPHHLYGHVPADAAYSTGAWLRDVSALLPVLRAARQLPVFVGGTGLYFKALTGGLSDMPEIPEALREELRRRLVEEGPDGLHAELAEADPAMAASLNRQDGQRIVRALEVMKATGRSIAAFQGRSGPVVIDVAEARKIVVLPERAVLHVRINGRFEKMLREGAEAEVRALQALNLPTEAPVMKAIGVWQIAAMLKGEMTRDEVIEKGAAATRQYAKRQMTWFRNQMDESWERLAV; this is encoded by the coding sequence ATGATGGAAAACCTTCTGAGCACAGTGAACGCGATCCTGATAACCGGGCCGACCGCCAGCGGCAAGTCCGCGCTCGCCGTCGAATTGGCCAGGCGTCACGGAGGCGCGGTCGTCAATGCCGACAGCATGCAGGTTTACGACACGCTGCGGGTGCTGACCGCGCGCCCGTCGGAGGAGGAGATGCAGGGCGTGCCGCATCATCTCTACGGACATGTGCCGGCGGATGCCGCCTATTCGACCGGTGCCTGGCTACGCGATGTCTCGGCGCTCTTGCCGGTGCTCAGGGCTGCCAGACAGCTGCCGGTCTTCGTTGGCGGCACCGGGCTTTATTTCAAGGCGTTGACCGGCGGTCTCTCCGACATGCCCGAGATTCCCGAGGCGCTGCGGGAGGAGCTGCGAAGGCGGCTCGTGGAGGAGGGGCCGGACGGGCTTCACGCGGAACTCGCCGAGGCCGATCCCGCCATGGCGGCAAGCCTCAACCGCCAGGACGGGCAGCGCATCGTCCGGGCGCTGGAGGTGATGAAAGCGACCGGGCGGTCGATCGCCGCTTTCCAGGGCCGGTCGGGACCTGTCGTGATCGATGTCGCCGAGGCCCGCAAGATCGTCGTGCTGCCGGAGCGGGCCGTGCTGCATGTCCGCATCAACGGCCGTTTCGAAAAGATGCTGCGTGAGGGGGCGGAAGCCGAGGTGAGGGCGTTGCAGGCGCTTAACCTGCCCACTGAGGCGCCTGTCATGAAGGCGATCGGCGTTTGGCAGATCGCGGCGATGCTGAAGGGCGAGATGACCCGCGACGAGGTGATCGAAAAGGGAGCTGCGGCGACGCGGCAATATGCCAAGCGGCAAATGACCTGGTTCCGCAATCAGATGGACGAGAGCTGGGAGCGGCTGGCCGTTTAG
- a CDS encoding LysE family translocator, whose product MQDLLVVYIAYAIAAGSPGPSNMAIMNVAMSQGRRPALMLAAGVITMSSCWGLIAVTGISTLLVRYAHALVILKIAGGVYLLWLAWRAARSAAAPDRPAGEFARPAAQFGTLYRRGVLMHLGNPKAVLAWVAIMSLGLKPGASPEMALTAFGGCVLLGISIFAGYAVLFSTSPMVRGYAHARRWIEGGLAVFFAGAGSRLLFSH is encoded by the coding sequence ATGCAGGATCTTCTCGTCGTCTACATCGCCTATGCAATCGCGGCAGGCAGTCCCGGGCCAAGCAACATGGCCATCATGAATGTCGCAATGAGCCAAGGGCGCCGACCGGCGCTTATGCTTGCTGCCGGAGTGATCACCATGTCCTCATGCTGGGGGCTGATTGCGGTCACCGGCATCTCGACACTGCTTGTGCGTTATGCCCATGCTCTGGTGATCCTCAAGATCGCAGGTGGGGTCTACCTCCTCTGGCTCGCCTGGAGGGCGGCCCGCTCGGCGGCGGCCCCTGATCGGCCTGCAGGCGAGTTCGCCAGGCCGGCAGCGCAATTCGGCACGCTCTATCGCCGCGGCGTTCTGATGCATCTCGGCAATCCGAAAGCGGTTCTGGCCTGGGTCGCGATCATGTCGCTTGGCCTTAAGCCCGGCGCTTCCCCCGAGATGGCGCTCACGGCGTTCGGCGGCTGCGTGTTGCTGGGGATTTCGATCTTCGCCGGTTATGCCGTGCTGTTCTCGACGTCGCCGATGGTGCGCGGCTATGCGCATGCGCGGCGATGGATCGAGGGAGGTCTCGCCGTCTTCTTCGCCGGCGCCGGATCGCGCCTGCTGTTTTCACATTGA